In Geminocystis sp. NIES-3709, a single genomic region encodes these proteins:
- a CDS encoding AraC family transcriptional regulator: MTNYVPLLRVSALIPFVDFLEELGTPTEKLLRQYKLPIFALDEPNLLISRDQVFDFLKKASYQEGIENLGFLVGEKTPVESLGILGKLACQSLTLYDAIFKAIHLGHLFNSGEHFWLLEDKETAYFCQEYTNLRHFDSHHPSHFSLILMLDLIRKVAGKTWCPQQITLQTPFSNFTDNDLQEVLINKDVTITSIAFPRSFLALPFPKEFNLCEDQKHQEYEKLHQSIPSSQFTHSLTQAIKSHLKEGYPSINLASEIAKMPIRSLQRRLAKDGLTYSQLVTRIRYEKAVYLLQNSPLKMIEIAYELGYEDPAHFSRAFKRWTGISPHHFRCDQLNKNIG, encoded by the coding sequence ATGACGAATTATGTACCTCTTTTACGAGTTTCCGCTTTAATTCCTTTTGTTGATTTTTTGGAAGAATTAGGCACTCCCACAGAGAAACTATTAAGACAATATAAATTACCTATTTTTGCCCTCGATGAACCAAATTTGTTAATCTCTCGTGATCAAGTTTTTGATTTTTTGAAAAAAGCCTCATATCAAGAAGGAATAGAAAACTTAGGGTTTTTAGTAGGAGAAAAAACTCCTGTGGAATCCTTGGGCATCTTAGGTAAATTAGCTTGTCAATCTCTAACTCTATATGATGCCATTTTTAAGGCTATTCATTTGGGACATTTGTTTAATTCAGGAGAACATTTCTGGTTATTAGAAGATAAGGAAACGGCTTATTTTTGCCAAGAATATACTAATTTAAGACATTTTGATTCTCATCATCCCAGTCATTTTTCTTTAATATTGATGCTAGATTTAATTCGTAAAGTGGCAGGAAAAACATGGTGTCCACAACAAATTACTCTACAAACTCCATTCAGTAATTTTACGGATAATGATCTTCAAGAAGTTTTGATCAATAAAGATGTTACTATAACTTCCATCGCTTTTCCTCGCTCATTTTTAGCCTTACCTTTTCCAAAAGAGTTTAATTTATGTGAAGATCAAAAACATCAAGAATATGAAAAACTACATCAATCTATTCCCTCTTCTCAATTTACCCATTCTTTAACACAGGCGATTAAATCTCATTTAAAAGAAGGCTATCCGTCTATTAATTTAGCCTCAGAAATTGCCAAAATGCCTATTCGTAGTTTACAAAGAAGATTAGCAAAAGATGGTTTAACCTATTCTCAATTAGTGACTCGTATTCGTTATGAAAAAGCTGTTTATTTACTACAAAATTCTCCTTTAAAAATGATTGAAATTGCCTATGAATTAGGTTATGAAGATCCTGCTCATTTTAGTCGTGCTTTCAAACGTTGGACAGGAATAAGTCCTCATCATTTTCGTTGCGATCAACTTAACAAAAATATTGGTTAG